The Rhodopirellula halodulae genome includes the window TCCACCCCGCGGACCATCGCCTCCGCGTGATTTCGGAAAGCCCCAACAGAACCAATCCGTAGGCTGGAACTTTCGCCTCGGTCCCGCCGACGACCCATTCGCCGGCCAAATTGCCATGTTCGATTCCCAGGATCCAAAGCATGAGAATCGGTAGGCTGCTTATCGCAGGCATTCGAAGGGAATTTGTCAGACGCAGCAGGCCAACCGCCAGCATTCCCCATCCAACGATTCGTCCGATCCAAGCGGTGGTTGCCAACGAGCAAAACTTGGTTGGCCAACCGAACAACCAGTAGTAGGTGGCGTGGGCTTTCCCGGAGGACGCGAACAGATCCTCGGAACACCAATCGGGTTGCCAGAAGTTCTTTGCCTTGACGAGATAGTGAGCCTCGTTGACCCCCGGTGCGGCGTCGCCGGCGTAGATGAAGCACAACCCAAGCAACGCGATCCAAACACATAGGGTCGACAACCAACTTGAATTCATACGGCTCGAATCCGTGGAGCCGGAGCCGGTCACGGTGCCGCCCATCGGATGGCCGCCAACATACTTGTGATGCTGGCTTTGTTCTGCCAAGCCAGATCCATCGCGGTGCCGTGGTCGACGCTGGTGCGAATGATCGGCAATCCCAGCGTGACATTGACCGCATCGTCAAATGACAACGCTTTGAGGGGGATCAAACCCTGATCGTGATACATGCATACGTAGACATCGATTCGTTCACGCATGGATGGCGTGAACGCGGTGTCAGGCGAAAGAGGGCCTTCCACCGACCAGCCTTGTTGGCGGGCTTGGTTGATTGCGGGTTCAATGATGTTCTGCTCTTCACCATGACTGAACAAGCCATTTTCGCCGGCGTGAGGGTTCAAACCGCAAACGCCGATCCGCGGCGGTAGCAGGCTGCCACGGTTTTGGTGGCGACGTTGAACGGTTTCTCCTGCGAGCTGAATGGTCCGGACCAGCGAATCGCTGTTGAGTTGAGCGGCAACATCCGCGACAGGGATATGAATGGTTTCCAACACACACGCAATCGTGTCGCTGGCCAACATCATTCGTACGTCAGCAGCATGTCCGAGGATGGATTGCCCAGCTCGGTCGGCCAACAGTTCCGTGTGACCGGGATAATGAATGCCCGCCTGATGCCAAGCCTCTTTTTGAATTGGCCCGGTCACGACCGCGTCGACGTTACCCACGACAGCCGCATCAATGGCGGCCGTGACGGTTTTAAACGAGGCCCGGCCAGTCGCGGCGCTAAAGCTTCCCGGCTGAAAGTTTGTCAATTCATCTGCGGTCAGTTTGCCACAATCGACAATTCGTCCCCTGGGTGCATCGCCTGGTTCATCAAGTTCGCTGAGTGTGTCCAGGTCCGCCAGGTCGATAATGGGTGGAGCCGGGCAACTCAATTGCTCCGCTGCCTTCGCAAAAATCTTCGCGTCACCAAACAGCAATGGCAAACCAAGGAACTGAACCTCTGGCAGATGCCACGCACGCAGTGCGATCTCGGGTCCGATTCCCGCGGCGTCTCCCATGGTGATGGCAAATCGTGGGCGTCGGACTCGTGCTTGGCTAGACGAAGATGATTCAGAAGTACTCACGGTGTTGATTGCAGTCGTTGATTCTTGTCAGTCCGTCACGACTGTTCGTTGGTCTTGATGTTCGATCGGCCTCGGGGGCCCAAACGTCCGAACATCCGATCCAGCTCATCGCGGCTGAAGAACAATGCCGTCGGACGACCGTGAGGACAGTGGTGAGTCTCGTGATACAGGTCCTTCTGCTCAAGCAGGCTGGTGATCTCTTCCGGCGTAAGCGGGTCGCCGGCCTTCACTGCTGCTTTGCAAGCGACGGTGCTGAGCAAGTGATTCAAAAGATCCTTTGGGTTGGGGTCTCGGCCCGCACCCATCACGGATTCCAGCACGGTGCGAAGCATTTCCGCGGGCGGCTTGTTTGGAAGCATGGCAGGATACGATTGGATCAAAATCGTTTCGCCACCAAAGTCTTCGATCTCCAAACCGATTCGGCTGAGCGTGTCTTTGACTTCCAATGCGGCGGCACGTTCAGCCGGTGTCAGCGAGACGGGTTCCGGGACCAACAATCGCTGAGCTTCGAGACTGGCGTTCTCGTGCAATACTTTTTGGCAAACGCGTTCGTAAAGCACCCGTTCATGCAAAGCATGTTGGTCGATGACAACCATGCCTTTCTCGTCTTGTGTGACCAAGTACCGCTGATGCACCTGGAATCCAAGGTGACTCACGCTGGGTGCGGGAATGCCTGGTTGTGAGGAGTCATGGCTGGTCGGCGTTAGCGATTCTGAAACATCGCCATCCCATGGCGTCATTTCGATGCCCTCGGCATGTGCCGATGGTCGAGCGATTCCGGCTCCGGACGACTCGGGGAGGCTCGGCGGTGCAAACGAGGATGCTGACCCGCCGAATGGTTTGAAGTCAGGAACACGACTCGTTCCCACTCCGGAACCCGCATGGTGGATCGGTTCAGCGTTGCCCAGCATTTGAGAATTGGAGCTGGATCCCGTTCCAATGGTTGTGGGATCCACCGACGAGGACGAGTTTCCTCCGCGAGCCCACTCGATCACCGATTGTCGTTGCTCGTCGACTTCTTGAGGCCTCATTCCCATGACGGATTCGGGAACGGTTTTGCGTTGTTCCTCTTCGTTCATCGGTTCTGGAATTGGATTGGGGCCAACCCGCTGTGTCATATCAGTGGACAGAAATCGCTGGCGCAACGTCTGTAGTAGGCGGCTGTAGACACGTCCGCTGTCGGTGAAACGAACTTCCAACTTCGCCGGGTGAACGTTGACATCGATCATCTCGGCAGGCATTCGCATCCGCAGAAAGCACACCGGATGGCGACCGACCATCAGCATGCCTCGATAGGCTTCGCCCAAAGCGTGTTGTAGAGCGCGGTCGCGGATGTGGCGGCCATTCAGAAACAGATACTGCATCCGGTTGTTTCCGCGACTGACCGATGGATCACAGGCGTAACCGGTGATCTGAACCGTTTCGTC containing:
- the pdxA gene encoding 4-hydroxythreonine-4-phosphate dehydrogenase PdxA, coding for MGDAAGIGPEIALRAWHLPEVQFLGLPLLFGDAKIFAKAAEQLSCPAPPIIDLADLDTLSELDEPGDAPRGRIVDCGKLTADELTNFQPGSFSAATGRASFKTVTAAIDAAVVGNVDAVVTGPIQKEAWHQAGIHYPGHTELLADRAGQSILGHAADVRMMLASDTIACVLETIHIPVADVAAQLNSDSLVRTIQLAGETVQRRHQNRGSLLPPRIGVCGLNPHAGENGLFSHGEEQNIIEPAINQARQQGWSVEGPLSPDTAFTPSMRERIDVYVCMYHDQGLIPLKALSFDDAVNVTLGLPIIRTSVDHGTAMDLAWQNKASITSMLAAIRWAAP
- the mutL gene encoding DNA mismatch repair endonuclease MutL — protein: MSTSTAQPTSEPANPPRIIRQLPPQLVNQIAAGEVIERPASVVKELLENSIDAGSTRIELTLEGGGVELIRISDDGCGMTAEQLPLAVTSHATSKLPDDESLFHVGTLGFRGEALASIASVSQMTIRSRAEGQDGGSQIDIRGGVIETPGPCGCPVGTVIEVRNLFFNTPVRRKFLKTPQTERGHIVEAFTRLALANPKVHFVLRNGEKEMFDLLPTTRWADRIEAFFGTEIADALIPIENQDETVQITGYACDPSVSRGNNRMQYLFLNGRHIRDRALQHALGEAYRGMLMVGRHPVCFLRMRMPAEMIDVNVHPAKLEVRFTDSGRVYSRLLQTLRQRFLSTDMTQRVGPNPIPEPMNEEEQRKTVPESVMGMRPQEVDEQRQSVIEWARGGNSSSSVDPTTIGTGSSSNSQMLGNAEPIHHAGSGVGTSRVPDFKPFGGSASSFAPPSLPESSGAGIARPSAHAEGIEMTPWDGDVSESLTPTSHDSSQPGIPAPSVSHLGFQVHQRYLVTQDEKGMVVIDQHALHERVLYERVCQKVLHENASLEAQRLLVPEPVSLTPAERAAALEVKDTLSRIGLEIEDFGGETILIQSYPAMLPNKPPAEMLRTVLESVMGAGRDPNPKDLLNHLLSTVACKAAVKAGDPLTPEEITSLLEQKDLYHETHHCPHGRPTALFFSRDELDRMFGRLGPRGRSNIKTNEQS